The following coding sequences are from one Streptomyces sp. NBC_00536 window:
- a CDS encoding class I SAM-dependent RNA methyltransferase, with the protein MTEQNETKKSLVGEEYEVEVGAVAHGGHCIARTAEGRVLFVRHTLPGEKIIAKVTEGDEDSRFLRADAITVLEASKDRIEAPCPYAGPGKCGGCDWQHAKPGAQRRLKGEVVTEQLQRLAGLTPEEAGWDGTVLPAEGDKLPAGQVPAWRTRVQFAIDEDGHAGLRKHRSHDIQPVDHCMIASPGVTELGIEKREWPQLAAVEAIAASGSGDRQVVLTPQPGGRLPLVELDKPVSVLRVEEKDGGIHRVHGRAFVRERSDGRTYRVGMGGFWQIHPQAADTLVKAVMQGLMPRKGEMALDLYCGVGIFAGALAERLGDTGAVLGIESTKRAVEDARHNLQDMERVRIEHGKVEQVLPRTKISECDLIVLDPPRAGAGKQTVRHLAGLSPRRIAYVACDPAALARDLAYFKDNGYKVRTLRVFDLFPMTHHVECVAILEPVAKGA; encoded by the coding sequence ATGACCGAGCAGAACGAGACGAAGAAGTCACTGGTCGGGGAAGAGTACGAGGTCGAGGTCGGCGCCGTCGCCCACGGCGGCCACTGCATCGCCCGCACCGCCGAGGGCCGGGTCCTGTTCGTCCGGCACACCCTGCCCGGCGAGAAGATCATCGCGAAGGTCACGGAAGGCGACGAGGACTCCCGCTTCCTGCGCGCCGACGCGATCACCGTGCTCGAAGCGTCCAAGGACCGCATCGAGGCCCCCTGCCCGTACGCCGGCCCCGGCAAGTGCGGCGGCTGCGACTGGCAGCACGCCAAGCCCGGCGCCCAGCGCCGGCTCAAGGGCGAAGTGGTGACCGAGCAGCTCCAGCGGCTGGCCGGACTCACCCCCGAAGAGGCCGGCTGGGACGGTACGGTCCTGCCCGCCGAGGGCGACAAGCTGCCCGCCGGACAGGTGCCCGCCTGGCGCACCCGCGTGCAGTTCGCGATCGACGAGGACGGTCACGCCGGTCTGCGCAAACACCGCTCGCACGACATCCAGCCGGTCGACCACTGCATGATCGCGTCCCCGGGCGTCACCGAGCTGGGCATCGAGAAGCGCGAGTGGCCCCAGTTGGCCGCCGTCGAGGCCATCGCCGCCTCCGGCTCCGGTGACCGCCAGGTCGTCCTCACCCCGCAGCCCGGCGGCCGCCTGCCGCTGGTCGAGCTGGACAAGCCGGTCTCGGTCCTGCGGGTCGAGGAGAAGGACGGCGGCATCCACCGCGTCCACGGCCGCGCCTTCGTCCGCGAGCGCTCCGACGGCCGCACCTACCGCGTCGGCATGGGCGGCTTCTGGCAGATCCACCCGCAGGCCGCCGACACCCTGGTCAAGGCCGTCATGCAGGGCCTGATGCCGCGCAAGGGCGAGATGGCCCTCGACCTCTACTGCGGCGTCGGCATCTTCGCCGGCGCCCTGGCCGAGCGACTCGGGGACACGGGCGCGGTGCTCGGCATCGAGTCGACGAAGCGCGCGGTCGAGGACGCCCGGCACAACCTCCAGGACATGGAGCGCGTCCGCATCGAGCACGGCAAGGTCGAGCAGGTCCTGCCGCGCACCAAGATCAGCGAGTGCGACCTGATCGTCCTGGACCCGCCCCGCGCGGGCGCGGGCAAGCAGACGGTCCGCCACCTGGCCGGCCTCTCCCCCCGCCGCATCGCCTACGTCGCCTGCGACCCGGCCGCCCTGGCCCGCGACCTCGCGTACTTCAAGGACAACGGCTACAAGGTCCGCACCCTGCGCGTCTTCGACCTCTTCCCGATGACCCACCACGTGGAGTGCGTGGCAATCCTGGAGCCGGTCGCGAAAGGCGCCTGA
- the brxD gene encoding BREX system ATP-binding protein BrxD — translation MIEPRPTSVSAARRRTAIDALRRGAVPESGLDLLATGLDRFESALDAELDGVASGGSVFKAVRGEYGSGKTFFTRWLGERAKRRGFAVAEIQVSETETPLHKLETVYRRLTERLTTASFPPSALRPVVDAWFYALEEDVLASGADEEDLPQEVEMLLTSRLAEVSRHAPSFATALRGYRSALAEGDEATAAAVLAWLGGQPHVAAAARRSAGVRGDLDHFGAFGFLQGLLTVLRDSGHKGLFVVLDEVETLQRVRSDARDKALNALRQLIDEVHSGRFPGLYLVITGTPAFYDGQQGVQRLAPLAQRLATDFTTDPRFDNPRAVQLRLSGFTQESLVELGVTIRDLYAEGAGSPYRVKTLADDAYVADLARAVGGALGGKVGVAPRLFLKKLVGDVLDRVDQFEDFDPRQHYRLTVTRSELTDVERNLAAAGSADDIDLDV, via the coding sequence GTGATCGAGCCTCGCCCCACTTCTGTCTCCGCCGCCCGTCGGCGGACCGCCATCGACGCGCTGCGGCGTGGCGCCGTCCCCGAGAGCGGACTGGACCTCCTGGCCACCGGCCTCGACCGGTTCGAGTCCGCTCTCGACGCCGAGCTGGACGGCGTCGCTTCCGGCGGGTCGGTGTTCAAGGCGGTGCGTGGCGAGTACGGGTCGGGCAAGACCTTCTTCACGCGGTGGCTGGGAGAACGGGCCAAGCGGAGGGGTTTCGCCGTGGCCGAGATCCAGGTCTCGGAGACCGAGACCCCGCTCCACAAGCTGGAGACGGTCTACCGGCGCCTCACGGAGCGGCTGACCACGGCGAGCTTCCCGCCGAGCGCGCTCCGGCCCGTCGTGGATGCGTGGTTCTACGCCTTGGAGGAGGACGTCCTGGCGTCCGGCGCCGACGAGGAGGATCTCCCGCAGGAGGTGGAGATGCTGCTGACCTCGCGCCTGGCCGAGGTTTCCCGGCATGCCCCGTCTTTCGCCACGGCGCTGCGGGGCTACCGGTCCGCCCTCGCCGAGGGTGACGAGGCGACGGCGGCGGCCGTCCTGGCCTGGCTGGGCGGCCAGCCGCACGTGGCGGCGGCTGCCCGGCGCTCCGCCGGCGTCCGGGGCGACCTCGACCACTTCGGGGCCTTCGGCTTCCTGCAGGGCTTGTTGACGGTGTTGCGTGACTCCGGGCACAAGGGTCTGTTCGTCGTCCTGGATGAGGTCGAGACCCTGCAGCGCGTCCGTTCGGACGCCCGGGACAAGGCGCTGAATGCCCTTCGACAGCTCATCGACGAGGTGCACTCCGGCCGGTTCCCCGGCCTCTACCTCGTGATCACCGGAACTCCTGCGTTCTACGACGGACAGCAGGGCGTGCAACGGCTGGCTCCGCTCGCCCAGCGCCTCGCCACCGATTTCACCACCGATCCGCGCTTCGACAATCCGCGTGCGGTCCAGCTGCGGCTGTCCGGCTTCACGCAGGAGTCACTGGTCGAGCTCGGGGTGACCATCCGGGACCTCTACGCGGAGGGGGCCGGCTCCCCCTACCGCGTCAAGACGCTCGCCGACGATGCGTACGTCGCAGACCTCGCCCGGGCGGTCGGCGGAGCCCTCGGGGGGAAGGTCGGTGTGGCGCCTCGGCTGTTCCTGAAGAAGCTGGTCGGAGACGTCCTTGACCGCGTCGACCAGTTCGAGGACTTCGATCCCCGTCAGCACTACCGCCTTACGGTGACGAGAAGCGAGCTCACGGACGTGGAACGCAACCTCGCCGCCGCGGGATCGGCCGACGACATCGACCTGGACGTGTAA
- a CDS encoding DEAD/DEAH box helicase: MGDADPVDRLDPVVLHHVVNTLGWPDLRPLQRAAINPLMDGEDAVLLAPTAGGKTEAACLPILSAMSEQHWSGTSVLYLCPLKALLNNLVTRVDSYAQWLGRRAELWHGDTKESQRRRIRTDSPDILLTTPESLEAMLIGVKTDHAHLLGNIRAVVVDEVHAFAGDDRGWHLLAVLERLEQVTGRPIQRIGLSATVGNPQQLLTWLQGSGAGKRPGRVIAPDHVVAPAVAGKPGTSPASTRPAGEVELDYVGSLDNASKLIATLHRGEKRLVFCESRRQVEELGAALRAREVTVFLSHASLSADERARSEQAFAEARDCVIVSTSTLELGIDVGDLDRVIQIDSPHTVASFLQRIGRTGRRPGSTRNCLLLATGKDSLLQAAALLLLWGRGWVEPVTPPPEPRHLVAQQLLAATLQQHRIGDQLWQEMWNGLAPFDRSAAPVLRHLLSEGFLDEDSGMLFIGPEAERRFGRRHFIELTASFTAPPQFTVLSGRTEIGQTDPSVLTEERPGPRRLLLGGRSWQVTFVDWGRKRVFVEPVDSGGVAKWSSGSLAGLSYALTRAMRDVLLGADPPVSLTRRAEVCLLEWREEDAPQLVDPDGSLITRLGTDVRWWTWAGYRTNATLAATLPLITDPIQRPTDCCVRLREDLTPEMWRTARDGADGGAALVLPDVDHRAVHGLKFSAALPERLAVATVAARLADFDGARAALEGPVLFYTGPAA; encoded by the coding sequence ATGGGTGACGCAGACCCGGTGGACCGCCTCGATCCCGTCGTCCTTCACCATGTGGTGAACACCCTCGGCTGGCCCGACCTACGACCGCTGCAGCGGGCCGCGATCAATCCCCTCATGGACGGCGAGGATGCGGTGCTGCTCGCGCCCACCGCGGGCGGCAAGACCGAGGCCGCCTGCTTGCCGATCCTTTCCGCCATGTCCGAACAGCACTGGTCCGGTACCTCCGTTCTCTACCTGTGCCCGCTCAAGGCCCTGCTCAACAACCTGGTCACGCGTGTCGACTCGTACGCCCAATGGCTGGGCCGCCGCGCCGAGCTGTGGCACGGAGACACCAAGGAGTCGCAGCGCAGACGCATCCGTACGGACTCGCCCGACATCCTGCTCACGACTCCCGAGTCGCTGGAGGCCATGCTCATCGGGGTCAAGACCGACCACGCCCACCTGCTGGGCAACATCCGGGCGGTCGTCGTGGACGAGGTGCACGCCTTCGCGGGGGACGACCGAGGCTGGCACCTCCTGGCGGTCCTGGAACGGCTGGAGCAGGTCACGGGCCGCCCCATCCAGCGCATCGGACTGTCTGCGACCGTTGGCAATCCGCAGCAGCTCCTCACGTGGCTGCAGGGCTCCGGGGCGGGGAAACGCCCGGGACGGGTCATTGCCCCGGACCACGTCGTCGCGCCCGCTGTTGCCGGAAAGCCCGGCACCTCGCCCGCGAGCACGCGCCCCGCGGGCGAGGTGGAGCTGGACTACGTAGGGTCCCTCGACAATGCCTCCAAACTCATCGCCACCTTGCACCGCGGTGAGAAGCGGTTGGTGTTCTGCGAGTCCAGGCGGCAGGTGGAGGAGCTGGGGGCCGCATTGCGGGCGCGCGAGGTGACGGTGTTCCTCTCGCACGCCTCGCTGTCGGCTGACGAGCGAGCCAGGTCGGAGCAGGCCTTCGCCGAGGCTCGCGACTGCGTCATCGTCTCCACTTCCACGCTGGAACTGGGAATCGACGTAGGCGACTTGGACCGGGTCATCCAGATCGACTCGCCCCACACAGTGGCGTCTTTCCTCCAACGCATCGGCCGTACGGGCAGGCGCCCAGGAAGCACGCGCAACTGTCTTCTCCTCGCCACCGGCAAGGACTCCCTGCTCCAAGCTGCAGCCCTCCTGCTGCTCTGGGGGCGCGGCTGGGTCGAACCGGTGACCCCTCCGCCGGAGCCGCGCCATCTCGTCGCGCAGCAGCTGCTCGCCGCCACACTCCAACAGCACCGCATCGGCGACCAGCTGTGGCAGGAGATGTGGAACGGGCTCGCCCCCTTCGACCGCTCGGCGGCTCCGGTCCTGCGTCACCTCCTCAGCGAGGGCTTCCTCGACGAGGACAGCGGAATGCTGTTCATCGGCCCCGAGGCAGAACGTCGTTTCGGCCGACGGCACTTCATCGAGCTGACGGCCTCGTTCACCGCGCCTCCGCAGTTCACCGTTCTGTCCGGGCGCACCGAGATCGGGCAGACCGATCCTTCCGTACTGACGGAGGAGAGGCCGGGGCCACGCCGTCTGCTGCTCGGCGGGCGCAGCTGGCAGGTGACGTTCGTCGACTGGGGGCGCAAGCGGGTCTTCGTCGAGCCGGTCGACAGCGGCGGTGTCGCCAAATGGTCGAGCGGATCGCTCGCCGGCCTGTCGTACGCCTTGACACGCGCGATGCGCGACGTACTCCTCGGCGCAGACCCTCCGGTGTCCCTCACCCGGCGGGCCGAAGTCTGCCTGCTCGAATGGCGCGAAGAGGACGCCCCCCAACTGGTCGATCCTGACGGATCCCTGATCACTCGCCTGGGAACCGACGTGCGCTGGTGGACCTGGGCCGGCTACCGCACGAACGCCACGCTGGCGGCGACCCTCCCATTGATCACCGACCCCATCCAGCGTCCGACGGACTGCTGCGTACGGCTGCGGGAGGATCTGACGCCCGAAATGTGGCGTACGGCTCGGGACGGCGCCGATGGCGGTGCTGCACTGGTACTGCCAGATGTCGACCATCGGGCAGTGCACGGCCTGAAGTTCTCTGCAGCACTGCCGGAGCGCCTCGCGGTGGCAACGGTCGCCGCTCGACTGGCCGACTTCGACGGAGCACGCGCCGCGTTGGAGGGGCCGGTGCTCTTCTACACCGGGCCTGCCGCCTGA
- a CDS encoding AIPR family protein: protein MSANDRVLINQMVEEWRNSRTVPLSFDAAFERFACEHALHGFGLSEEEVEAGVIGGSDDGGLDGVYVFLGNRLLHEDSDILHDSSAASNVESGTQLTLWLVQAKTSATFSEVALDKVASTCSTLLDLSAEESALKVLYADDLIARFRLFKDALQRLLKRHPTVLIKFSYVTRGEANEVHPKVQAKAKLLEAQFSNAFAVSTGEVEFLGPAELWKRASTLPSYTLELPYMESITHGTSHVALVALGDYIDFLSDDSGTIKSHIFDWNVRDYQGNVEVNREITASLLNPDAPEFWWLNNGITIVCSQATSIGKRLSLSDVQIVNGLQTSYTLHETLRERYSTEPSDDVFSRLVQVRILVTADQAARDAVIRATNRQTSVPVASLRATDDIQRQIESYYLEHEWFYDRRKNFYRNQGKTTDRIVSIPLLAQSVMAMALGRPDDARARPSSLLKSDADYRRVFSEKTELPVYLWLSKAQRQVDEFLQTRPEPISRSQYTNLHFHLAMLGATDLVGRVFNRPDFLNNSAREDVFPLPAKLESLWNSLLEQFENFQKERGWGPDKAAKSGEFVTYLTTNLGYGSLRQK from the coding sequence ATGAGCGCCAATGACCGCGTCCTGATCAACCAGATGGTCGAGGAGTGGCGGAACTCCCGTACGGTTCCGCTGTCCTTCGACGCCGCCTTCGAACGGTTCGCCTGTGAGCATGCGCTCCACGGCTTCGGGTTGTCCGAGGAGGAAGTGGAAGCCGGGGTCATTGGCGGCTCCGACGACGGTGGGCTCGACGGGGTCTACGTCTTCCTTGGGAACCGGCTGCTGCACGAAGACAGCGACATCCTGCACGACTCCTCCGCCGCCTCGAACGTGGAGTCGGGGACGCAGCTGACCCTGTGGCTCGTCCAGGCCAAAACGAGCGCCACCTTCTCAGAAGTCGCCCTCGACAAGGTGGCATCGACCTGCTCGACCCTGCTCGACCTCTCGGCTGAAGAGTCGGCCCTGAAGGTGCTGTACGCCGATGACCTCATCGCCCGCTTCAGGCTGTTCAAGGACGCGTTGCAGCGACTGCTGAAGCGGCACCCCACCGTGCTGATCAAGTTCTCCTATGTGACGCGCGGCGAGGCGAACGAGGTCCATCCCAAGGTTCAGGCCAAGGCGAAGCTCCTGGAGGCCCAGTTCAGCAATGCCTTCGCCGTCTCTACGGGCGAGGTCGAGTTTCTGGGTCCGGCGGAATTGTGGAAGCGCGCCAGCACCCTGCCCTCGTACACGCTGGAACTCCCCTACATGGAGAGCATCACCCACGGCACCAGCCACGTCGCCCTGGTCGCCCTCGGGGACTACATCGACTTCCTCAGCGATGACTCCGGGACGATCAAGTCGCACATCTTCGACTGGAACGTTCGCGACTACCAGGGGAACGTCGAGGTCAATCGGGAGATCACCGCTTCCCTCCTGAATCCGGACGCACCCGAATTCTGGTGGCTCAACAACGGCATCACCATCGTCTGCTCCCAGGCGACGTCCATCGGGAAGCGGCTCAGCCTGTCGGACGTACAGATCGTCAACGGTCTCCAGACGTCCTACACGCTGCACGAAACACTGCGCGAGCGGTACAGCACAGAACCGTCCGACGATGTCTTCAGCCGCCTCGTGCAGGTGCGCATCCTCGTCACCGCGGACCAGGCCGCTCGCGACGCCGTCATCCGGGCCACCAACCGCCAGACGTCGGTTCCGGTCGCGTCGCTGCGCGCCACCGACGACATTCAGCGCCAGATCGAGTCGTACTACCTGGAACACGAGTGGTTCTACGACCGCCGCAAGAACTTCTACCGCAATCAGGGCAAGACCACCGACCGTATCGTCAGCATTCCGCTGCTGGCCCAGTCCGTGATGGCGATGGCTCTCGGGCGTCCCGACGACGCACGGGCTCGCCCGTCGAGCCTCCTGAAGTCGGACGCAGACTACCGGCGCGTCTTTTCGGAGAAGACGGAACTGCCGGTCTACCTGTGGCTGTCCAAGGCGCAGAGGCAAGTGGACGAGTTCCTGCAGACGCGTCCGGAGCCTATCTCACGCTCTCAGTACACCAACCTCCATTTCCACCTCGCCATGCTCGGAGCCACCGATCTGGTCGGCAGGGTGTTCAACCGTCCCGACTTCCTGAACAATTCTGCTCGCGAAGATGTTTTCCCGCTCCCCGCCAAGCTCGAATCCCTCTGGAACTCCCTGCTGGAACAGTTCGAGAACTTCCAGAAGGAGCGCGGGTGGGGCCCGGACAAGGCTGCAAAGAGCGGCGAGTTCGTGACCTACCTGACGACCAACCTGGGTTACGGGAGCCTGCGCCAGAAGTGA
- a CDS encoding APC family permease, protein MSKLTDVPKRILIGRALRSDRLGETLLPKRIALPVFASDPLSSVAYAPGEVLLVLSIAGVSAYHFSPWIAVAVVVLMFTVVASYRQNVHAYPSGGGDYEVANTNLGPKAGLTVASALLVDYVLTVAVSISSGVENLGSAVDFVIEHKVLSAMIMILLLTLMNLRGVKESGNLFAIPTYVFVGAVFVMIAWGAWRGLVVGDTMEAPTAHLEIKAEHQGLAGFALVFLLLRAFSSGCAALTGVEAISNGVPAFRKPKSKNAATTLALMGGLAVTMFCGIIALAMATNVRMAESPGTDLLDKGVPVGAGYVQHPVISQVAEAVFGNGSFLFIVLAAATALVLFLAANTAYNGFPLLGSILAQDRYLPRQLHTRGDRLAFSNGIVLLAGAAMLLVWIYDADSTKLIQLYIVGVFVSFTLSQIGMVRHWNRHLRSETEPAARRRMHRSRAINTFGAIFTGLVLVVVLATKFTHGAWVALLGMVIFYGTMTAIRKHYDRVATEIAAAEGPSEDSVRPSRVHSIVLVSKVHKPTLRALAFAKLTRSDTLEALSISVDPVETKALREEWERRGINVPLKILDSPYREITRPVIEYVKGLRSENPRDAVSVYIPEYVVGRWYEHLLHNQSALRLKGRLLFTPGVMVTSVPYQLESSELAKKRAKRRADWNAPGAVRRGPVDTPRSPRPPKSKDKDAAAK, encoded by the coding sequence GTGTCCAAACTGACCGACGTGCCCAAACGGATCCTGATCGGCCGGGCGCTACGCAGCGACCGCCTCGGAGAAACGCTCCTCCCCAAGCGGATCGCCCTCCCCGTCTTCGCCTCCGACCCGCTCTCCTCAGTGGCATATGCCCCTGGCGAGGTCCTGCTGGTCCTGTCGATCGCGGGCGTGTCGGCGTACCACTTCAGCCCGTGGATCGCGGTAGCGGTCGTCGTGCTGATGTTCACGGTGGTCGCTTCCTACCGGCAGAACGTCCACGCCTACCCGAGCGGCGGCGGCGACTACGAGGTCGCCAACACCAACCTCGGACCCAAGGCGGGCCTGACCGTCGCCAGCGCCCTGCTGGTCGACTACGTCCTGACCGTCGCCGTATCCATCTCCTCCGGAGTCGAGAACCTCGGTTCCGCCGTCGATTTCGTCATCGAGCACAAGGTGCTCTCGGCGATGATCATGATTCTGCTGCTCACGCTGATGAATCTGCGCGGCGTGAAGGAATCCGGGAATCTTTTCGCCATCCCGACCTATGTGTTCGTCGGCGCGGTATTCGTGATGATCGCCTGGGGTGCCTGGCGCGGCCTCGTCGTGGGCGACACCATGGAAGCCCCGACGGCCCATCTGGAGATCAAGGCCGAACACCAGGGGCTGGCCGGCTTCGCGCTGGTCTTCCTGCTGCTACGGGCCTTCTCCTCCGGCTGCGCCGCGCTCACCGGCGTCGAGGCGATCAGCAACGGCGTCCCCGCCTTCCGCAAGCCCAAGAGCAAGAACGCGGCCACCACCCTCGCCCTCATGGGCGGCCTGGCCGTCACCATGTTCTGCGGCATCATCGCCCTGGCCATGGCCACCAACGTGCGGATGGCCGAGAGCCCCGGCACCGACCTGCTGGACAAGGGCGTCCCGGTCGGCGCGGGCTACGTCCAGCACCCGGTGATCTCCCAGGTCGCCGAGGCAGTCTTCGGCAACGGCAGCTTCCTGTTCATCGTGCTCGCCGCGGCCACCGCGCTCGTCCTCTTCCTGGCCGCCAACACGGCGTACAACGGCTTCCCGCTGCTCGGCTCGATCCTCGCCCAGGACCGGTACCTGCCGCGCCAGCTGCACACCCGCGGTGACCGGCTCGCCTTCTCGAACGGCATCGTGCTGCTCGCCGGCGCCGCGATGCTGCTGGTGTGGATCTACGACGCCGACTCGACGAAGCTCATCCAGCTCTACATCGTCGGCGTGTTCGTCTCCTTCACGCTCAGCCAGATCGGCATGGTCCGGCACTGGAACCGCCACCTGCGCAGTGAGACGGAGCCGGCGGCCCGCCGCCGGATGCACCGCTCCCGGGCGATCAACACCTTCGGCGCGATCTTCACCGGGCTCGTGCTCGTCGTCGTACTCGCCACCAAGTTCACGCACGGCGCCTGGGTCGCCCTGCTCGGCATGGTGATCTTCTACGGCACGATGACCGCGATCCGGAAGCACTACGACCGGGTCGCCACCGAGATCGCGGCCGCCGAAGGCCCCTCCGAGGACAGCGTGCGACCCTCCCGGGTCCACTCCATCGTCCTCGTCTCCAAGGTCCACAAGCCCACGCTGCGGGCCCTGGCCTTCGCCAAGCTGACCCGCTCGGACACCCTGGAGGCGCTCAGCATCAGCGTCGACCCGGTCGAGACGAAGGCGCTGCGCGAGGAGTGGGAACGGCGCGGGATCAACGTGCCGCTCAAGATCCTCGACTCGCCGTACCGGGAGATCACCCGGCCCGTGATCGAGTACGTGAAGGGGCTGCGCAGCGAGAACCCGCGCGACGCCGTCAGCGTCTACATCCCTGAGTACGTCGTCGGGCGCTGGTACGAGCACCTGCTGCACAACCAGAGCGCGCTGCGGCTCAAGGGGCGTCTGCTCTTCACCCCCGGTGTGATGGTCACCTCGGTGCCCTACCAGCTGGAGTCCTCCGAGCTGGCGAAGAAGCGCGCCAAGCGCCGTGCGGACTGGAACGCGCCGGGTGCGGTGCGCCGCGGTCCCGTGGACACGCCGCGATCGCCCCGCCCGCCGAAGTCGAAGGACAAGGACGCGGCGGCGAAGTAG
- a CDS encoding potassium channel family protein — protein sequence MHIVIMGCGRVGSALAQTLEQQGHTVAVVDQDPTAFRRLGASFGGRRVTGVGFDQDTLREAGIEEAGAFAAVSSGDNSNIIAARVAREMFGIENVAARIYDPKRAEVYQRLGIPTVATVRWTADQMLRRLLPSGAEPLWRDPSGGVQLAEVHTSAAWIGHKVSNLQEETGVRVAFLTRLGEAMLPTSQTVLQEGDLVHVMMRTDEIDKVEAAFAEGPEEAHA from the coding sequence GTGCACATCGTCATTATGGGCTGCGGAAGAGTGGGCTCCGCCCTCGCGCAGACCTTGGAGCAGCAGGGGCACACGGTCGCCGTCGTCGACCAGGACCCCACCGCGTTCCGCCGACTGGGGGCGTCCTTCGGGGGCCGCCGCGTCACCGGCGTCGGCTTCGACCAGGACACCCTGCGCGAGGCCGGCATCGAGGAGGCGGGAGCCTTCGCCGCGGTCAGCAGTGGTGACAATTCCAACATCATCGCCGCTCGGGTGGCCCGGGAGATGTTCGGCATCGAGAACGTCGCCGCCCGGATCTACGACCCCAAGCGCGCCGAGGTCTACCAGCGCCTGGGCATCCCCACCGTCGCGACCGTGCGGTGGACCGCCGACCAGATGCTGCGCAGGCTGCTGCCGTCCGGGGCCGAGCCGCTGTGGCGCGACCCCAGCGGCGGGGTCCAGCTGGCCGAGGTGCACACCTCCGCCGCCTGGATCGGCCACAAGGTGAGCAACCTGCAGGAGGAGACCGGCGTACGCGTCGCGTTCCTCACCCGGCTGGGCGAGGCGATGCTGCCGACCTCCCAGACCGTGCTCCAGGAAGGCGACCTCGTCCACGTGATGATGCGCACGGACGAGATCGACAAGGTCGAGGCGGCCTTCGCCGAAGGCCCCGAGGAGGCACACGCATGA
- a CDS encoding potassium channel family protein, which produces MRVAIAGAGAVGRSIAGELLENGHEVLLVDKAPTAISVERVPQAEWLLADACEITSLDEAALQRCNVVIAATGDDKVNLVVSLLAKTEYGVPRVVARVNNPKNEWLFNEAWGVDVAVSTPRLMSALVEEAVSVGDLVRLLRFSHGDANLVELTLPPESPVAGTQIGEISWPEDTSLVTIIRGNRVLTPHPEETLESGDELLFVAAQAREEQLEELLQARR; this is translated from the coding sequence ATGAGGGTCGCGATCGCCGGTGCCGGCGCAGTGGGCCGCTCCATCGCGGGCGAACTGCTGGAGAACGGGCACGAGGTCCTCCTCGTCGACAAGGCACCGACCGCCATTTCGGTGGAGCGGGTGCCGCAGGCCGAGTGGCTGCTGGCCGACGCCTGCGAGATCACCTCGCTGGACGAGGCCGCGCTCCAGCGCTGCAACGTGGTCATCGCGGCCACCGGTGACGACAAGGTCAACCTCGTCGTCTCGCTGCTCGCGAAGACCGAGTACGGGGTGCCGCGCGTGGTGGCCCGGGTCAACAACCCGAAGAACGAGTGGCTCTTCAACGAGGCCTGGGGCGTGGACGTCGCCGTCTCCACCCCGCGCCTGATGTCGGCCCTGGTCGAAGAGGCGGTGAGCGTCGGTGACCTGGTCCGGCTGCTGCGCTTCAGCCACGGCGACGCCAACCTCGTCGAGCTGACCCTGCCGCCGGAGTCCCCGGTCGCCGGGACCCAGATCGGCGAGATCAGCTGGCCCGAGGACACCTCGCTGGTCACGATCATCCGCGGCAACCGGGTGCTCACCCCGCACCCGGAGGAGACCCTGGAGTCCGGCGACGAACTCCTCTTCGTGGCCGCCCAGGCCCGCGAGGAGCAGCTGGAGGAACTCCTCCAGGCCCGGCGCTGA